Within Phaeodactylum tricornutum CCAP 1055/1 chromosome 26, whole genome shotgun sequence, the genomic segment gaacaacagcaaaaggGCTGGTTGTCCGGTTTCCGTGCGGCTAAACGGGACGAAGATCGTCCTTTCGGGAAGGATTTGAAACGGACTCTGGTACAGGCCGGCAAGCTCGCCGACCAAATGGGTTCCACCACGGTGGGATCGCAACACGTTTTCTTGGCACTCCTCGAATATTCCGAAGGTGGTGGCGGGAAAGACAAGGCCCCAGCTTCAGCCGCGACGTTGGATCCGGACAGCGACGAGTGTGGAGGTTGGGCGGTACTCGTGAAAATGAACGTCCTGGACGATACCGTCACGGCGTTGGACGTTTGCGAATCGCTCCTGCAAAATATGGCCGACCAACCCGACCAAGCCCGCAGGGAACTAGTCACGGGCGCGGGTGGGTCGGGCAAGATGCCCACGCTTACGGAATGTGGAGTTGATCTGACGCAACAAGCTGAGGATGGATTGTTGGATCCGGTCTACGGAAGGGACGACGAAACACGAGCCTGTGTACGCACCTTGATTCGGCGGCGCAAAAACAATGTTTGTTTGATCGGTGAACCAGGTACGTTGGATCCGTGGTGGCCTTGGTAGGGTGGGTCGGTACCGAGCGCCGTTCGTACGGATTCTTGAGCTCGTCGGGGTTTTGGCAATGGCAAGAATATCTAACACTGTGCCGGCTTCTTTTGGATTTTCGCATCGAGTAGGTGTTGGAAAGGTACGACATTTTCCGTTGTTACAAACGGGTGCGCATCGTTGGGAATCCGTACGGACTCTCACTTTGCCTTTGCGTTTTCTTTTCTGCTGGTGTTGGGAACGGTGCGTAGACGGCCATCGCCGAGGGCGTCGCGCAGATTCTTGTGGACGAGAAGCTCTGTCCGGCCCGCCTCAAAGGCCATCGCCTCTTCAGTTTGGAACTATCCAATCTCGTGGCGGGCACCAAATACCGAGGAGAGTTCGAAGAACGGTTGCAGTCCATTATTAAGGAAGTCACCGACCCCAAGGCTCCGCCAACGATTCTTTTCATTGACGAAATTCACAATCTCGTGGGGGCAGGGGCGGCGGAAGGCGGCATGGATGCGGCTAATTTGCTCAAGCCCGCGCTCGCTCGGGGGGAACTGCAACTCATCGGGGCGACCACAATTATGGAGTACCGCAAATACATCGAAAAGGACGCAGCCTTGGAGCGCCGGTTGCAGCCGGTTATGGTCAAGGAACCGTCCGTTGTGCAGACCATTGATATTCTACAAGCCGTCCAGTCGAACTACGAAAAGCACCACGGGGTCACGTATACATCGGCTGCGctcaacgccgccgccacctTGTCCGATCGATACATGACCGATCGATTTTTGCCCGACAAAGCGTTGGATctgttggacgaagcggGGGCTATTGCGCACTTGGAAGAGCCCGATGAGGATGTCACACCGGAAGTAACGGAACATACCGTCGCGATGGTAATCAGTGAATGGTCCGGTATCCCCATGGGAAAACTGGAAACGCAAGAAATGGATCGTTTACAGGCACTCGAAGGTGAAATGGGACGTCGCGTCAAGGGACAGGGCCGGGCCATTCGTGGTGTAGCCCGTGCCGTCCGTCGGGCCCGGTCCGGATTGCGCGATCCACGCCGACCCGTCGCTTCGTTTTTGTTTTGTGGGCCGACCGGAACGGGCAAGACGGAATTGTGCAAGACACTGGCGGAGACCTACTATGGCTCGGAAAAGGACATGATTCGTATTGACATGTCGGAATACATGGAAAAGCATTCCGTGAGTCGGTTAACAGGGCCACCACCAGGGTAAGCAAGTAGCGTTGAACAATGGTGGCTGACGTTCTTCGCTTATCGTCATGGAATTCCTCACGAATTTGTTCTGCTTTCACTCGTACTCTCAGATACATTGGATACGAAGAAGGGGGTCAATTGACGGAGGCCGTACGCCGTGCACCACATTCGGTGGTGTTGCTcgacgaattggaaaagGCGCACGGAGACGTTCTCAATATTTTGCTCCAAGTTATGGAAGATGGGATGTTGACGGATGGTAAGGGCCGAACAATCAACTTCAAAAACTCCATTTTGGTCATGACTTCCAATGTGGGGAGCCGGCGGATTCTGGAAGTTGCTCGTTCTGGTAGTGGCGCTTCCGGTGCTATATCTACGCGGCCCATCCCAGTCGCCGCCGCTTCTGCCGACACCATGTCTATTGAGCCCATGAAGCCGGAAGAAATTTTAAAGAAAATGCAGAGCAACCCTGAAGCAGCCTCTCTACTGCTAGAAGCCTCGTCGGACCCAAAAATTATGGGTGCCATCCGGACCGCCATGAACGGTTCTCCAGCCGATCTGCTGAAATCAGGCCGAGAAGATCCGGAAGTAGCAAAGTTTTTGCAAAGGCTGTGGGGTGTACTGCAAGATGAAAAGCCTTTGGCGAATGGTGACTCGAAACGTCCCAAGTCTGGTTTGGAAACAATTCGCAACAGCTTTGAAGATACCGTGTCTGAATGGACCGAGACGGTCAAGGACCGATTTGCTACAAGTGTTATTGACCAGATGAGCGCTGCACAGCATACAGGGGACAGTATAGTCCAAAAAGATCATTACCTCTATGCTGAACTCGCTCAAGTCGTGAAGGAGGAGTTGGAAAGAGAAATGAAACCGGAGCTACTGAATCGAATTGATGAGATTATTGTTTTCTCGCCCCTCTCGACGGGCGACCTGTGGATGATCGCCGAGTTGATCGTTGCCAAAATTTCAGAAAGGGCATTAAAGGAACAAAAGCTGGAACTGAAGATTGATCGATCCGTGATAGAGCGAGTAATGGCCGAAGGAAGCGCCAACGCTGACCAGTTTGGTGCTCGTCCCATGCGCCGAGCGGCTCAGCGTTTTGTCGAAGACAGTCTGAGTGACGCGATCATTCAAGGTTTTCTTCAAGAAGGTGAAGGTGCTACCGTCTCTCTCGCGTCGAAGGCCTCCGCTAACGAAAAGGAACGGGTGATAATCACTCGAACTCGTGATGGCTCTGACCTCATGATTGAAGTGGAAGATGCCGACGGTGGAATTGGTTCGGTACCGCCGGCTCCATCAGCCTCCATGGAAGCACCACGAACGAACGGTTTGTCTGCTGCCAGCAGTTTGATCTAATGGAGTCACCTAGGTGCTCCAGTAAGCTAGCCAGCTGACTACCAAACATGAGCAGTGTAGGATGCTACACGGTATATAGTCGATAAGCAAATCGTTCGTGATTAGAGCCTATCATATTGTCTAAGTATCTTTATTTTCGATATGTCGAGATATGTTCTACAGCTTTTACGAACAAGCATGGTATTTGCAAATTCTACCTTAGTATTTTTGCACAGAGAAGACCCAGATATTTTTGGTGATTTCGCCTTGGCTCTGTGACCCAGAGTCATCATGACCAGAACGACGAtatttcactgtcacacaTTTCCAACATCAAAATATTGTCAAGTGATGCAAAAGTGCGAGGTTCCCGCCTAAATGAGGACCTTGACGTTCCAGTAGAAGGATACATTGAATCTTTGCTTGTCGTAGGCAGGCTTCAGTACCGCAACGATGCCAAGCGGGCACAACCGCCGCACCCGTCTATCTACTATTGCATTTCTTGTTGCCTTTGGACTTTGCCGTTTGCAATGGGGATACCTTCAGCGAGCCGTGTCCAGCTTGTATGTAGACGATGAAAGAGGTTGGGGGCCCCGGTCTTCGCTGTCGGACACACATTCATCTCCAGCAAAATATATTCTACGTCCGGGCCCACATATCGGAAACATTGGTACGCAGGTTCAGTTTAAAGCCCTCTTGGGTCTGGGTCACCGACTTAGTAAGCTTTCCTGTGCCTTTCACTTGGCTCAATATGTGTGGAAAGGAAAGGTCTCGTTCTTTCACGCTCGCTTTAGAAATTGTGTCGGAGTTGAGGTTGACATTTTTGAAGATCTTTTTGGGGCAGCAAAGATCCAGCTAGCGAGACCGGAGCCGCCTACCATGACGCGACTCAAACACATGAATACCACTGAATCAAGAATattgcaaattcaaaatGACGTCCTGGGATACTATTCCGGAGAGAACTACAAGCGTGCCCAAATCAAAATACCTCACTACTACACCGATGCATCTCGGTCTCCGTGGCTGCAAAAGATGGAATCTGATGTTTTGCTCTTTAATTATTTAATCAGGAACTTCCGCGGCCTATCTGCTATGCGGGAATTTCAAGCGGCACACGGTTTCACAAATCACACCGTGATCGGCTTGCATTTGAGAGTGGGAAATGGGGAAGGGCAGCATTTCATAGGGGCCAACCGTAGCGTTACCAACGCGACAATCTACATCAAAGATACGGTCGATCTAATTCGTCGATTTCTGGAAGCGAATCCGCCACCCAAGCCGCCCCTACTTTTTGTTGCTACTGATCAAGTAACAGTGCTGCCCGTCCTCCGGCACCATATGTCTGACATTCCGATTGCCACATATTCACAGCCTCGTGTTCCGGAACAAAAGGGTGTATCTTTCAAGGCGTGGAGAAAAGGATCCCAATGTTTGGATGGATGGTACTATTCGTTTATGGATATGGCACTCTTATCGGAAGCCGAGGTCGTTGTTGCTGGAATGTTTAGTACCTTTACTCAGATTCTACCGTTAGCTCgtgtttttggaaaacaaattCAGCCGCATCGGCAGCGATACGACTGGAAGTATTGCGAAGTAGGAGGAGAACGGCAAACGCGACTTTCGTGTTTTCGGACACGCGAAGACTGGTTGTTTCGACTGGACCCGTCACGAATACAGACGGTAGGACTAGTGGATCCTGTCCGGGCAGGAAATTTAGAGCCCGTGCAACACTCAGTCGTTGTCCATTTGCCGGAGCTGGAACGCGAGCCTCAGCTTGATGCGGCCCTCGCATTTTTGGTAGGCGATAAGCCAGGTATCTGGACACTCGGCGAACCGTTCAACCCTAAGTTTCGCGAATTCAATCAGTCAACGCTGAATCTAGATTGGTCCTGGCGGGATTTATAGGCTGACCGTGTGCTCCGCCCAAAGATCTCTACCAATCGGCTTTGTCCTAAGATATGATTGAAAGTGCACTCTGAACATTCTGTTGCCAGAATGCATATTTTGTTCAAAGGAAGAGCACACGTAGCACGGCACCAAATACAATGGATAGTCAATTGATGTGAATAAAATCCTGACATTTGTAGAATATGCTGTCCTGCCTTcatgtcactgtcaactatTAGTTGCTGTCCTGCCTTCAAGTCAGTAATATCCAAATTGTGTTGTCTTAGCAGTAGACCCATTTGCTAGAGGGCTTGTACGACAATTCAACGttcgagtgcattcaatTGCAAGCTTATAATTTACTTGCTTTCGTAATTTGTATAGTTCGCTGGTGGGTAGGAACCTACTAATGTAAGTCCACAGGACCCGATGTAGAGAATGGATTGAGATACAGTAGTGTTTGATTTGGAGTTTTTGCCATTCTCACGTATTTCTGAGTAGGGAGATCCTTCTTTTCTCTCCTTCCGATGTAgttgttgcttttcctgAGCCTCGTTTTGAAAGGGGCTCCTCATGGTTATATAGTGTAAATTATGTTCTGCAACACTTGATTTTGCTTGACTAGTAGGTTCATCTGTCCCATGATTTGTACCGAAGAATCAGTTCAGCCTCCCCATTTCAGTCACCTAGGGTTCGTAAATAAGTACACGTTGCTGTTCTCAACATCCCAATCGTTCCAACGGATAGATTTGTCGTCTGAGACACAAAGTATAATAAATCGACTTACTGTTACGTGTGCAAATGCAAGGGAGTGCTATTTGATCAAATCAAGAGTAATACCAACATAGATACTGGGTTTTTCAGAGTACCAGTACCTAATCCATCGAATATATCCAAGGTGTGTTCACGATTAGCTTGATTCTTGTCCTTGTCACAGGACGGTGTTTACGGCTATGGCCATGCGAGACAGTTCCTCGAGAGCTGGCAAGGTGAATCGCTTGCGTTTGGCACGCCTGTGTGTTCTACCCGCGACTGCAGCCGTCGTCTTACTTTACCTCGGCGCACGGCAAGGATTCTTGATTGTAGGAATAGATAAGCTGTCGCCGTCGGTGTCTCCAAAAGCGGGTACGAGAGAGCCACAGAGCTCTTCCCATAGTCATGACCGTGAGAACGTTCATTTGGTTTCTTCGACTGACATTCATGCGGAACCTGAAGTCACCGAGAAATCCGATTTCGTAAAGAATGTCGCTGTTCCTACAGCGGCTGCTGCTCAATCCGTCCAAAAGGACAGAAAGCGATTGCGAATGCATCAAATACCGAACGACGGTCGACCCCCGTTTCGCGAAGTTGTTCACCGCAATGGCACGATTCTTGGAGACGTCTCGGATTTGTTGGATTTTGCAATTATCGGTTTCGGCAAGTGCGGAACTACGACCCTCAAATCCTGGCTCGACCGGCACCCCGAAATCCAGTGCTACCCGCACGAGGTCTATGCCCTGGCCCATAGGCAGCCGCAAGAGCTACTTCGTCTACTGTACTACCTACCCGAAGGGAACTACAAGCGAGGATACAAAAGCCCTTTTGATTTGGTTTACAATTACACAATGCCCTACTTCCGTCGCTATTTTCCCAAAACTCCATTGATTGTCGGGATTCGGCATCCGGTGTTGTGGTTTCAGGTATGTGTCTCCGCGGGCATTCGCGTAGGCGTCAATATGCGCTGGTCGTCTTTCTTTGCCCACACCATGGATTATGACGCTCCACACGCAAACGCCTTTACACTCGAAATTCATAAATCCAATCTCAATGTGCGTTTCTGTCTCTCTTCTCCTTTTCTAAATTGCCGTTTCATCAGTCACTGTACAATGTAAGATTTTACAATGCGCTGAACCTACCTCATCCTACTCACGTTTCCGCTCTGACCCGAACCATTGCGTTTTGCTTTCCCTAAATTTTTACAGTTTCGCATTCAGAATCATCCTCTGCAATACAATATTTCCCAATTCCCTCGCCCTCACGAATTGATCGGAGCTTGCGGTGGACACAGTTTCAATACGTGTACCCAAAAAGGAGAGTTTGGTCTCTTCTTGCGGCAATTGCAAAAGGTTCCGGGTTTAACCGAATTCGAGGCCCGAATGTCCCGCGCTGCCGGTCACACGTACGCCCCAAATTACACCGTGCCATTGTTGCCGAATCCCGTCTTTTTGGTGGAAGTCCAGCAATTGAGTGACGCGGACGAGACCCGGCGGGCTGCGTTGAGAACGGATTTACAGACCTTTCTAAATTTGTCGACGCCGTTCCGGATGACCGAAAAGGTGATACATTCGACACCAGGCAAGGATTGGCGTGACGCCAGCGTCCAAGCCGAAAAGGATCGTTACAAGATAAACATTTGCGACGCCGAGCACGTGTCCGTACGGCAGGAACTGTTACGGATGGCGCGGACGTCGAGTGCCTGGATCCGAAATTTTTTGCTACCGGCCGCGACGGGCGTCCGCGTGTCGTCACCGGTGTA encodes:
- a CDS encoding predicted protein — translated: PFGKDLKRTLVQAGKLADQMGSTTVGSQHVFLALLEYSEGGWAVLVKMNVLDDTVTALDVCESLLQNMADQPDQARRELVTGAGGSGKMPTLTECGVDLTQQAEDGLLDPVYGRDDETRACVRTLIRRRKNNVCLIGEPVGVGKTAIAEGVAQILVDEKLCPARLKGHRLFSLELSNLVAGTKYRGEFEERLQSIIKEVTDPKAPPTILFIDEIHNLVGAGAAEGGMDAANLLKPALARGELQLIGATTIMEYRKYIEKDAALERRLQPVMVKEPSVVQTIDILQAVQSNYEKHHGVTYTSAALNAAATLSDRYMTDRFLPDKALDLLDEAGAIAHLEEPDEDVTPEVTEHTVAMVISEWSGIPMGKLETQEMDRLQALEGEMGRRVKGQGRAIRGVARAVRRARSGLRDPRRPVASFLFCGPTGTGKTELCKTLAETYYGSEKDMIRIDMSEYMEKHSVSRLTGPPPGYIGYEEGGQLTEAVRRAPHSVVLLDELEKAHGDVLNILLQVMEDGMLTDGKGRTINFKNSILVMTSNVGSRRILEVARSGRDSIVQKDHYLYAELAQVVKEELEREMKPELLNRIDEIIVFSPLSTGDLWMIAELIVAKISERALKEQKLELKIDRSVIERVMAEGSANADQFGARPMRRAAQRFVEDSLSDAIIQGFLQEGEGATVSLASKAS